From one Amycolatopsis sp. FDAARGOS 1241 genomic stretch:
- the glmM gene encoding phosphoglucosamine mutase, producing MARLFGTDGVRGLANAELTPELALSVAASAARVLAAHDRSHRPVAVVGRDPRASGEMLEAAVVAGLASAGADVLRLGVLPTPGVAYLVGALEADLGVMISASHNPMPDNGIKLFAAGGHKLPDSIEDEIEAGLAGAGVVRPTGSGVGRVSDVTDALDRYVEHLVSATPHRLNGLKVVVDCANGASSVAAPEAYRRAGADVVALHAEPDGININEHCGSNHPDLLRAAVVEHGADLGIAHDGDADRCVAVDSSGELVDGDQIMAVLALALAEEGELVKDTLVATVMSNLGLHLAMKAHGITVVTTSVGDRYVLEELRASGLALGGEQSGHVVLPAHATTGDGLLTALRLMARMAATGKHLSELASVMNRLPQVLVNVPVADKAAVASSTEVRNAVGEVEAELGEEGRVLLRPSGTEQLVRVMVEAPAHSTAQAAADRLAGVVSAVS from the coding sequence ATGGCTCGCCTGTTCGGCACCGACGGGGTTCGTGGTCTGGCCAATGCCGAGCTGACCCCGGAGCTGGCGCTGTCCGTCGCGGCGAGCGCCGCGCGGGTGCTGGCCGCGCACGACCGCTCGCACCGCCCGGTGGCGGTGGTCGGCCGCGACCCGCGGGCCAGTGGCGAGATGCTGGAGGCCGCCGTGGTCGCGGGCCTCGCGTCCGCCGGCGCCGACGTGCTGCGCCTGGGTGTGCTGCCGACACCCGGCGTTGCGTACCTCGTGGGCGCGCTGGAGGCCGATCTGGGCGTGATGATCTCCGCCTCGCACAACCCGATGCCCGACAACGGCATCAAGCTCTTCGCCGCGGGCGGGCACAAGCTGCCCGACAGCATCGAGGACGAGATCGAGGCCGGCCTGGCCGGCGCCGGCGTCGTCCGCCCCACCGGCTCGGGCGTCGGCCGCGTCTCCGACGTCACCGACGCGCTGGACCGCTACGTCGAGCACCTCGTCTCGGCCACGCCGCACCGGCTCAACGGCCTGAAAGTCGTGGTCGACTGCGCGAACGGCGCGTCGTCCGTCGCCGCGCCCGAGGCCTATCGTCGCGCCGGTGCCGACGTCGTCGCCCTCCACGCGGAGCCGGACGGCATCAACATCAACGAGCACTGCGGCTCGAACCACCCCGACCTGCTGCGCGCCGCCGTCGTCGAGCACGGCGCCGACCTGGGCATCGCCCACGACGGCGACGCCGACCGCTGCGTCGCGGTCGACTCCTCCGGCGAGCTCGTGGACGGCGATCAGATCATGGCCGTGCTGGCGCTGGCGCTCGCCGAAGAGGGCGAACTCGTGAAGGACACGCTGGTCGCCACCGTGATGAGCAACCTGGGCCTGCACCTCGCGATGAAGGCCCACGGCATCACGGTCGTCACCACGTCCGTCGGCGACCGCTACGTGCTCGAAGAGCTGCGCGCCTCCGGCCTCGCCCTGGGGGGCGAGCAGTCGGGCCACGTGGTCCTGCCCGCCCACGCCACCACCGGCGACGGCCTGCTGACCGCCCTGCGCCTCATGGCCCGCATGGCCGCCACCGGCAAGCACCTGTCCGAGCTCGCGTCGGTCATGAACCGCCTGCCCCAGGTCCTGGTCAACGTGCCCGTCGCGGACAAAGCGGCCGTCGCCTCCTCCACGGAAGTCCGCAACGCCGTCGGCGAGGTCGAAGCCGAACTGGGCGAGGAAGGCCGCGTCCTCCTGCGCCCGTCCGGCACCGAACAGCTCGTGCGCGTCATGGTCGAAGCCCCGGCCCACTCCACGGCCCAAGCCGCAGCCGACCGCCTGGCCGGCGTCGTGTCGGCGGTCTCCTGA
- the rpsI gene encoding 30S ribosomal protein S9 → MTSTETEVVASTETPEGEAVATSESPAAPRPSRAAGGNAQTVGRRKEAVVRVRVVPGTGEFKLNGRTLEEYFPNKVHQQLIREPLVTVDKPDSFDIFANLKGGGISGQAGALRLAIARALVEVDGDDRPALKKAGFLTRDARATERKKYGLKKARKAPQYSKR, encoded by the coding sequence GTGACCAGCACCGAGACCGAGGTCGTCGCCTCGACGGAGACCCCTGAGGGCGAGGCCGTCGCGACCAGCGAGTCGCCCGCCGCCCCGCGTCCGTCGCGCGCCGCGGGTGGCAACGCCCAGACCGTCGGCCGTCGCAAGGAAGCCGTGGTCCGCGTCCGCGTCGTCCCCGGTACCGGTGAGTTCAAGCTCAACGGCCGCACCCTCGAGGAGTACTTCCCGAACAAGGTGCACCAGCAGCTCATCCGCGAGCCGCTGGTCACGGTCGACAAGCCGGACTCCTTCGACATCTTCGCCAACCTGAAGGGCGGCGGGATTTCGGGTCAGGCCGGCGCGCTGCGTCTCGCCATCGCCCGTGCGCTGGTCGAGGTGGATGGCGACGACCGCCCGGCCCTCAAGAAGGCCGGCTTCCTGACCCGTGACGCGCGCGCCACGGAGCGGAAGAAGTACGGCCTCAAGAAGGCCCGCAAGGCTCCGCAGTACAGCAAGCGCTGA
- the rplM gene encoding 50S ribosomal protein L13 gives MPTYSPKPGDVTRAWHVIDAEDVVLGRLATEVATLLRGKHKPTYAPHVDTGDFVIIVNAEKVALTGNKRDQKFAYRHSGYPGGLRKRSFGELLDTKPEHLVEKVVKGMLPKNKLGRAMAKKLKVYAGPQHPHAAQQPQAREITKIAQVAQ, from the coding sequence TTGCCCACGTACAGCCCCAAGCCCGGCGACGTCACTCGTGCCTGGCACGTGATCGACGCCGAGGATGTCGTGCTCGGCCGGCTCGCGACCGAGGTCGCCACGCTGCTGCGCGGCAAGCACAAGCCGACCTACGCCCCGCACGTGGACACCGGTGACTTCGTCATCATCGTCAACGCCGAGAAGGTCGCGCTCACCGGCAACAAGCGCGACCAGAAGTTCGCGTACCGCCACAGCGGCTACCCCGGTGGTCTGCGCAAGCGCTCCTTCGGCGAGCTGCTCGACACCAAGCCCGAGCACCTGGTCGAGAAGGTCGTCAAGGGCATGCTGCCGAAGAACAAGCTCGGCCGCGCCATGGCCAAGAAGCTGAAGGTGTACGCCGGCCCGCAGCACCCGCACGCCGCGCAGCAGCCGCAGGCGCGCGAGATCACCAAGATCGCGCAGGTCGCGCAGTGA
- a CDS encoding DUF4333 domain-containing protein, which produces MTQPPEQPQQWPPPSGHGTRPGNTGAWEAGGRQYRPQQNGQPPVTPTPDAGGQPYPGAPHTGPQPYPAQPYTGPQAQPYASQHVPGGAPQHRNPPYGGGFQPSAYGGLGAFSAEAVKKAPKSRRPWVIGGAVVVVVVIGAGAAWLFGAFRGDTLDRKSLQDGVARVLAENYGEPDAKNVVCPSGEPAVNGTTFDCTVQLGGHTRKVTVRVLNDKPEYAVGAPR; this is translated from the coding sequence ATGACGCAGCCGCCCGAGCAGCCGCAGCAGTGGCCGCCCCCGTCCGGGCACGGGACCCGGCCGGGGAACACCGGCGCGTGGGAGGCCGGTGGCCGGCAGTACCGACCGCAGCAGAACGGTCAGCCGCCGGTCACGCCGACGCCGGATGCAGGTGGACAGCCCTATCCCGGCGCGCCGCACACCGGCCCGCAGCCGTATCCCGCGCAGCCCTACACCGGCCCGCAGGCGCAGCCGTATGCCTCACAGCACGTGCCGGGAGGGGCGCCGCAGCACCGGAATCCGCCGTACGGCGGTGGTTTCCAGCCGTCGGCCTACGGCGGCCTCGGCGCGTTCTCCGCCGAGGCGGTGAAGAAGGCGCCGAAGTCGCGGCGGCCGTGGGTGATCGGCGGCGCGGTGGTGGTGGTCGTGGTCATCGGAGCCGGTGCGGCGTGGCTGTTCGGCGCGTTCCGAGGGGACACTTTGGACCGGAAATCATTGCAAGACGGCGTGGCTCGTGTGCTCGCGGAGAACTACGGGGAGCCGGACGCGAAGAACGTGGTCTGCCCTTCCGGTGAACCGGCGGTGAACGGCACCACTTTCGACTGCACTGTGCAACTCGGCGGCCACACTCGAAAGGTGACCGTGCGGGTGCTCAACGACAAACCGGAATACGCGGTCGGCGCGCCCCGCTGA
- a CDS encoding WXG100 family type VII secretion target: protein MSDGRIVVDYGTIDQAGADCGAAKQSLQQEHDQLQSYLSPLMNEWTGDAQDQWKQLQDKWYQSYMQLEDFLEKMSKALPEVADELRAGDKSVQNLF, encoded by the coding sequence ATGTCTGACGGCCGCATTGTCGTCGATTATGGGACCATCGACCAGGCCGGCGCCGACTGCGGTGCCGCCAAGCAGTCCCTGCAGCAGGAGCACGACCAGCTTCAGAGCTACCTGTCCCCGCTGATGAACGAGTGGACGGGTGACGCACAGGACCAGTGGAAGCAGCTCCAGGACAAGTGGTACCAGAGCTACATGCAGCTCGAGGACTTCCTGGAGAAGATGTCCAAGGCTCTGCCGGAGGTCGCTGACGAACTGCGCGCGGGCGACAAGAGCGTTCAGAACCTCTTCTGA
- a CDS encoding WXG100 family type VII secretion target: MAGGFTGDPAELTKASKQVHDNVQQLNGHKQQLLAKMESTRSLWQGDAARTFNEIMTEFDQDFKKVNDALADIADRLDKAGSAYSQNQDETNSRVKSLGSSGISSVLG, translated from the coding sequence ATGGCTGGCGGCTTTACGGGAGATCCGGCGGAGCTCACCAAGGCTTCAAAGCAGGTTCACGACAACGTTCAGCAGCTCAACGGCCACAAGCAGCAGCTGCTGGCCAAAATGGAGTCGACCCGCAGCCTCTGGCAGGGCGACGCGGCGCGGACGTTCAACGAAATCATGACCGAGTTCGACCAGGACTTCAAGAAGGTCAACGATGCGCTCGCCGACATCGCCGACCGCTTGGACAAGGCTGGCAGCGCGTACAGCCAGAACCAGGACGAGACGAACTCCCGCGTGAAGAGCCTCGGCAGCTCCGGCATCAGCAGCGTTCTCGGCTGA
- a CDS encoding type VII secretion-associated protein has protein sequence MTLRVAVDFGTSSTCVVASVNGREPQVVVVDGQPLMSSAVYAAADGTLFVGQEAERQAAVDPSRYEPNPKRRIDEGELLLGDSVLRVTDVIHAVLARAVGEARRLAADAEADLLVLTHPADWGAIRTRLLRQAAGGLARKVALVPEPVAAAVYHAATFTPVPQPDGRTVEFSGRPGDALAVLDLGGGTVDVSVVQRLPEGASAPGRPPQRGGFQVLATRGDPGFGGADVDQALLDHIGSLVSDADPQAWRQLVTGHELTDRRRRRVLRQDVRGAKETLSRHTYTDVPMPPPFTDAHVTRDDLEKLIAAPLGRTVELTSAAIADAGLRPKQLTAIFLVGGSSRIPMISRLVHERTGVVPTSLDQPETVVARGALRAVLVDPDRTGALPGASAARFAGPPAAPLPERRTDVVRPRELQRAEGDARAELLSRQAAPRPTSPNPPSGPLPAGRPTPGRGFSGPPPGGPALAGPAPVRAGGPSGPGVPPAGAWSSDGASGKSRKRLAWGIVAIAVVVAIVAAVVVFFVVNQRSDEPQAQQGKTFVQYDFSLVAPADWVQTSDQVADRQVILHPQDVVEGNDLLVAQEYVMDYDATADRAQLVDTLRSQAEGNANYSAFDPDLTYGGRTVIGYHQRKSDQLTVNWFVVVRGRIRVHVGCQYEAPALRQRVDTACEQVVRTLKITS, from the coding sequence GTGACGCTGCGGGTCGCGGTGGACTTCGGCACCTCCAGCACCTGCGTCGTCGCCTCCGTCAACGGCCGCGAGCCGCAGGTCGTGGTCGTCGACGGCCAGCCGTTGATGTCGTCGGCGGTCTACGCGGCCGCCGACGGCACCCTGTTCGTCGGGCAGGAGGCTGAGCGGCAGGCGGCCGTCGACCCGTCGCGCTACGAGCCGAACCCGAAGCGGCGGATCGACGAGGGTGAACTGCTGCTCGGCGATTCCGTGCTGCGGGTCACCGACGTCATCCACGCCGTGCTCGCCCGCGCGGTCGGTGAGGCCCGGCGCCTCGCGGCCGACGCGGAGGCCGACCTGCTCGTGCTCACGCACCCCGCCGACTGGGGCGCGATCCGCACCCGGCTGCTCCGGCAGGCGGCGGGGGGGCTGGCGCGCAAGGTCGCGCTCGTGCCCGAACCGGTGGCCGCGGCCGTCTACCACGCGGCGACGTTCACTCCCGTCCCCCAGCCGGACGGCCGGACTGTCGAGTTCAGCGGTCGGCCCGGCGACGCGCTCGCGGTGCTCGACCTCGGCGGCGGCACGGTCGACGTCAGCGTCGTGCAGAGGTTGCCGGAAGGCGCTTCCGCGCCCGGCCGGCCCCCGCAGCGCGGCGGGTTCCAGGTGCTGGCCACGCGCGGTGACCCGGGTTTCGGTGGTGCGGACGTCGATCAGGCACTGCTGGACCACATCGGCTCGCTGGTCTCGGACGCGGACCCGCAGGCGTGGCGGCAGCTCGTCACGGGCCACGAACTCACCGACCGGCGCCGCCGCCGCGTGCTGCGGCAGGACGTGCGCGGCGCGAAGGAGACGTTGTCGCGCCACACTTACACGGACGTGCCGATGCCGCCGCCGTTCACCGACGCGCACGTGACGCGCGACGACCTCGAGAAGCTGATCGCGGCGCCGCTCGGGCGCACGGTGGAACTCACGAGCGCCGCGATCGCCGACGCCGGGCTGCGCCCCAAGCAGCTCACGGCGATCTTCCTTGTCGGCGGGTCCAGCCGGATTCCGATGATCTCGCGGCTGGTGCACGAGCGCACCGGCGTCGTGCCCACGAGCCTCGACCAGCCGGAGACAGTGGTGGCGCGCGGTGCACTGCGGGCGGTGCTCGTGGACCCCGACCGCACCGGGGCCTTGCCGGGTGCTTCGGCGGCGCGGTTCGCCGGCCCGCCGGCCGCCCCGCTGCCGGAGCGGCGCACCGATGTCGTGCGCCCGCGGGAGCTGCAGCGCGCCGAGGGCGATGCCCGGGCGGAGTTGCTCTCACGCCAGGCCGCACCTCGGCCGACGTCGCCGAACCCGCCGTCGGGACCGTTGCCCGCCGGGCGGCCCACGCCGGGGCGCGGGTTTTCCGGACCACCGCCGGGTGGTCCGGCCCTGGCCGGACCTGCACCGGTCCGCGCCGGTGGTCCCAGCGGTCCCGGAGTGCCGCCCGCCGGGGCGTGGTCGTCGGACGGAGCTTCCGGCAAGTCCCGGAAGCGGCTCGCGTGGGGGATCGTCGCGATCGCGGTGGTGGTCGCGATCGTCGCGGCTGTGGTGGTGTTCTTCGTTGTGAACCAGCGGAGTGACGAACCGCAGGCCCAGCAGGGCAAGACGTTCGTCCAGTACGACTTCAGCCTCGTCGCGCCCGCCGACTGGGTCCAGACCTCCGACCAGGTCGCCGACCGGCAGGTGATCCTGCACCCGCAGGACGTCGTAGAAGGCAACGACCTCCTGGTCGCGCAGGAGTACGTGATGGACTACGACGCGACGGCCGATCGGGCACAACTCGTGGACACTTTGCGTTCGCAGGCCGAGGGAAACGCGAACTACAGCGCGTTCGACCCGGACCTGACGTACGGTGGCCGCACCGTGATCGGGTACCACCAGCGCAAGAGCGACCAGCTCACCGTGAACTGGTTCGTGGTGGTGCGAGGCCGGATCCGGGTGCACGTCGGGTGCCAGTACGAGGCCCCCGCGTTGCGGCAGCGCGTCGACACGGCCTGCGAGCAGGTCGTGCGGACGCTGAAGATCACCAGCTGA
- the eccCa gene encoding type VII secretion protein EccCa, which yields MSTLQFKKSPRLAAPRPPGGEVHLEPPPEVPRTIPGNIVAKAIPGVMIFASLGMMVFMFTAGGKNPTTIMMSGMMLMGTVGMLAGGGGKGGGAKKAEMDEDRKDYLRYLGQMRDRAREAMVDQRAALEWVHPDPQSLWSLAASRRMWERRQNDQDFLHLRVGRSSHRLATRLVPPQTGPVDELEPIATLALRRFVRAHSIVPDLPTQITLRGFAAVSVQGERSLTRGLTRAMLAQLIAFHSPDDVMIAVATAGRAKEEWEWAKWLPHVQHPTLSDGIGQMRMMAGSLAQIEAWLDEELRDRQRFSRNATPAPDQPHIVIVIDDAEVTREEQIILEEGLVGVTLIDLSDSLGNLAARRGLRLVAEPDRLGARSAGGVEWFGRPDTLSVVETEALARLIAPYRVGGGGGAETNDDEPLLSNPTLLELLGIPGDPMTFDVQQAWRPRPVRDRYRVPFGVGEYGQAVELDIKEAAMEGMGPHGLCIGATGSGKSEFLRTLVLGLLATHSSTSLNMILVDFKGGATFLGLDKAPHVAATITNLAGDLTLVDRMKDAIAGEVSRRQEVLAKGNYKNVWDYEKAREAGADLDPLPALFICIDEFSEMLTAKPDFIDIFLQIGRVGRSLQMHMLLASQRLEEGKLRGLDTYLSYRIGLKTFSAAESRAAIGVPDAFELPSIPGSGYLKFDTSTMVRFKASYVSGPYRPAGIKAAGPAAAVVRADKRPQLFVPDFIELPPEPEPEPKPVEEAPKPQQDEATEPSELEVMVDRFIGQGPPAHEVWLPPLDEPNALDTMLPNLNPTDDRGLSPVGFFGNGRLQVPLGIVDRPFEQRRDLLWADFSGAAGHGVIAGGPQSGKSTLLRTLIMSMSLTHTPEEVQFYALDLGGGTLAGLADLPHVGGVAVARREPDKARRIVAELTTLLVEREARFGDLGVDSMVDFRNRKRRGEISPDQDPFGDAFLLVDNWRALRDDFEELEGAITRLATQGLAYGIHIVITANRWADIRPAIKDMLGTRFELRLGDPTESEMDRKVAVNVPAGRPGRGMTRDKLHLLTGLPRIDGSSDPETLAAGVADAVQKVRAAWRGRPAPQVRLLPEMVTYDEVLKIDPHRNTKLVPFGLAEDNLAPVYLDFDAEPHFFAFMDGESGKTNLLRQIGRGIAERFTPQEAVILLVDYRRTMLGFLEGDSLLGYAVSANQLDDMIRDVVGSMTRRLPGPDVTQEQLKNRSWWTGPELFVLVDDYDLVATQSNNPLRPLSDFLAQAKDVGLHLVIARRTGGASRATYDPIIGKLKEIAAPGMVGNGSKDEGALIGNIKPSNMPPGRGIMLSRKNGRQLVQVSWIEPD from the coding sequence ATGAGCACGCTTCAGTTCAAGAAGTCGCCGCGGCTTGCGGCGCCGCGCCCGCCGGGCGGCGAGGTGCACCTCGAGCCCCCACCCGAAGTACCCCGCACGATCCCGGGCAACATCGTCGCCAAGGCGATTCCGGGCGTGATGATCTTCGCCTCGCTCGGGATGATGGTCTTCATGTTCACGGCGGGTGGGAAGAACCCGACCACGATCATGATGAGCGGCATGATGCTGATGGGCACCGTCGGCATGCTCGCCGGCGGTGGCGGCAAGGGCGGCGGGGCCAAGAAGGCCGAGATGGACGAGGACCGCAAGGACTACCTGCGGTACCTGGGCCAGATGCGCGACCGCGCCCGTGAGGCGATGGTCGACCAGCGCGCCGCGCTCGAGTGGGTGCACCCCGACCCGCAATCGCTGTGGTCCCTGGCCGCGAGCCGCCGGATGTGGGAGCGCCGCCAGAACGACCAGGACTTCCTGCACCTGCGCGTCGGCCGCAGCTCGCACCGCCTCGCGACGCGGCTCGTGCCGCCGCAGACCGGCCCGGTCGACGAATTGGAGCCGATCGCGACGCTCGCGTTGCGCCGGTTCGTGCGCGCGCACTCGATCGTGCCGGACCTGCCCACGCAGATCACCCTGCGCGGGTTCGCCGCGGTGAGCGTGCAGGGTGAGCGCAGCCTGACCCGCGGCCTCACCCGCGCGATGCTCGCGCAGCTGATCGCCTTCCACAGCCCCGACGACGTGATGATCGCGGTCGCCACGGCGGGCCGGGCCAAGGAGGAGTGGGAGTGGGCCAAGTGGCTCCCGCACGTCCAGCACCCCACGTTGTCGGACGGCATCGGCCAGATGCGCATGATGGCGGGTTCGCTGGCGCAGATCGAGGCGTGGCTCGACGAGGAACTGCGTGACCGCCAGCGGTTCTCGCGCAACGCCACGCCCGCGCCCGACCAGCCGCACATCGTGATCGTCATCGACGACGCCGAGGTCACGCGCGAAGAGCAGATCATCCTCGAGGAGGGTCTGGTCGGCGTCACGCTGATCGACCTGTCCGACTCGCTCGGGAACCTCGCCGCCCGCCGCGGCCTGCGGCTCGTGGCCGAGCCCGACCGCCTCGGCGCGCGCAGCGCCGGCGGCGTCGAGTGGTTCGGCAGGCCCGACACCCTGTCCGTGGTCGAGACCGAGGCGCTCGCCCGGCTGATCGCTCCGTACCGCGTCGGAGGCGGTGGCGGCGCCGAGACCAACGACGACGAGCCGCTGCTGTCCAACCCCACGCTGCTGGAACTGCTCGGCATCCCGGGCGACCCGATGACGTTCGACGTGCAGCAGGCCTGGCGCCCGCGCCCGGTGCGCGACCGCTACCGCGTGCCGTTCGGCGTCGGTGAGTACGGCCAGGCCGTGGAGCTCGACATCAAGGAAGCGGCGATGGAGGGCATGGGCCCGCACGGCCTGTGCATCGGGGCGACCGGTTCCGGTAAGTCGGAGTTCCTCCGCACGCTGGTGCTGGGGCTGCTCGCCACGCACTCCAGCACGTCGCTCAACATGATCCTCGTCGACTTCAAGGGTGGTGCGACGTTCCTCGGCCTCGACAAGGCCCCGCACGTCGCCGCCACGATCACCAACCTCGCGGGTGACCTCACACTCGTCGACCGCATGAAGGACGCGATCGCGGGCGAGGTGTCGCGGCGCCAGGAGGTGCTGGCGAAGGGCAACTACAAGAACGTCTGGGACTACGAGAAGGCGCGCGAAGCCGGCGCCGACCTCGACCCGTTGCCCGCGCTGTTCATCTGCATCGACGAGTTCTCCGAGATGCTCACGGCGAAGCCGGACTTCATCGACATCTTCCTCCAGATCGGGCGCGTCGGCCGCTCGCTGCAGATGCACATGCTCCTGGCGTCGCAGCGGCTGGAGGAGGGCAAGCTGCGTGGTCTGGACACGTACCTGTCCTACCGGATCGGCCTGAAGACCTTCTCGGCCGCGGAGTCCCGCGCCGCGATCGGTGTGCCGGACGCGTTCGAGCTGCCGTCGATCCCGGGTTCGGGCTACCTCAAGTTCGACACCTCGACGATGGTGCGGTTCAAGGCGTCGTACGTGTCGGGCCCGTACCGGCCCGCCGGCATCAAGGCCGCCGGCCCCGCCGCCGCGGTGGTGCGCGCCGACAAGCGGCCGCAGCTGTTCGTGCCCGACTTCATCGAGCTGCCGCCCGAGCCGGAGCCGGAGCCCAAGCCCGTCGAAGAGGCGCCGAAGCCGCAGCAGGACGAGGCCACCGAACCGAGCGAGCTCGAGGTGATGGTCGACCGGTTCATCGGCCAGGGCCCACCGGCGCACGAGGTGTGGCTGCCGCCGCTCGACGAGCCGAACGCGCTCGACACGATGCTGCCGAACCTCAACCCCACCGACGATCGCGGCCTGTCCCCGGTCGGGTTCTTCGGCAACGGCCGGCTGCAGGTGCCGCTGGGCATCGTCGACCGGCCGTTCGAGCAGCGGCGTGACCTGCTGTGGGCCGACTTCTCCGGCGCCGCCGGGCACGGTGTCATCGCCGGTGGTCCGCAGTCGGGCAAGTCGACCCTGCTGCGCACGCTGATCATGTCGATGTCGCTCACGCACACGCCCGAGGAAGTGCAGTTCTACGCGCTCGACCTCGGTGGTGGCACGCTCGCCGGGCTCGCCGACCTGCCGCACGTCGGTGGCGTCGCGGTGGCCCGGCGCGAGCCGGACAAGGCCCGCCGGATCGTGGCCGAGCTGACCACGCTCCTGGTCGAGCGCGAAGCCCGGTTCGGCGACCTGGGCGTGGACTCGATGGTCGACTTCCGCAACCGCAAGCGCCGCGGCGAGATCTCGCCCGACCAGGACCCGTTCGGCGACGCGTTCCTGCTCGTCGACAACTGGCGAGCGCTGCGCGACGACTTCGAGGAGCTCGAAGGGGCGATCACCCGGCTCGCCACACAGGGGCTGGCCTACGGCATCCACATCGTCATCACGGCCAACCGGTGGGCGGACATCCGCCCGGCGATCAAGGACATGCTGGGCACCCGGTTCGAGCTGCGCCTCGGTGACCCGACCGAGTCGGAGATGGACCGCAAGGTCGCGGTGAACGTCCCCGCGGGCCGGCCCGGCCGCGGTATGACCAGGGACAAGCTGCACCTGCTCACGGGCCTGCCGCGCATCGACGGGTCGAGCGATCCCGAAACGCTCGCCGCGGGCGTGGCCGACGCGGTGCAGAAGGTCCGCGCGGCCTGGCGGGGCCGCCCGGCGCCGCAGGTCCGCCTGCTGCCGGAGATGGTCACCTACGACGAGGTCCTGAAGATCGACCCCCACCGCAACACGAAGCTGGTGCCCTTCGGCCTCGCCGAGGACAACCTCGCGCCGGTGTACCTCGACTTCGACGCCGAGCCGCACTTCTTCGCGTTCATGGACGGCGAGTCGGGCAAGACGAACCTGCTGCGCCAGATCGGCCGCGGGATCGCCGAGCGCTTCACGCCGCAGGAGGCCGTGATCCTGCTGGTCGACTACCGGCGCACGATGCTCGGCTTCCTCGAGGGCGACTCGCTGCTCGGCTACGCGGTGTCGGCCAACCAGCTGGACGACATGATCCGGGACGTGGTCGGGTCGATGACCCGGCGCCTGCCGGGCCCGGACGTCACGCAGGAGCAGCTCAAGAACCGGTCGTGGTGGACCGGGCCGGAGCTGTTCGTCCTCGTCGACGACTACGACCTCGTGGCCACGCAATCGAACAACCCGCTCCGGCCGCTGTCGGACTTCCTCGCGCAGGCGAAGGACGTCGGTCTGCACCTGGTCATCGCGCGCCGCACCGGTGGTGCGTCGCGGGCCACGTATGACCCGATCATCGGCAAGCTCAAGGAGATCGCGGCCCCGGGCATGGTCGGCAACGGGTCGAAGGACGAAGGCGCGCTGATCGGCAACATCAAGCCGAGCAACATGCCGCCGGGCCGGGGCATCATGCTGAGCCGCAAGAACGGCCGGCAGCTCGTGCAGGTGTCGTGGATCGAGCCCGACTGA